In the Pocillopora verrucosa isolate sample1 chromosome 4, ASM3666991v2, whole genome shotgun sequence genome, TGGACCATAGACGCAACTCAAATGGGAAATTTTTAAATCGGAACTAAAGTGATGCTGCTATTTTTCCTTAGACAAAAAAGTGATGGATGTGGACGAAGCCACCGCCTTTATTCGTCACAGTCTTTTAGACAATTACTTCAAGCATCTGTGCTCATCAAACGATTCATGTTCCGAGGTTCATTCCAATTCCAGAACACGTCGTTCGCTTGATCTCGATTACAATGGAGGTCTGGATGTGATTTTCTTAGTGGATGTATCTGATGGAGTCACCAAGGATGACTACAAGATTGGACTCAAATTTGCTCAAGAACTCATCAGAGTACTAGCAGCAACTGTGATGTGAGTAATGAGTATCGCAAGTAGTATTGTATATAGACTGCATGTTGAGAAACAggcttgtgttttttttttcttttttaatgataagttCCGGCCTGAGATTAGCTAAAATTTTTAAGACGGTGCTGAGAAGATACTTTAAGCTGTACTCATCATGCATAAAGGATTTCTGCGTTTTCCCCACATCTAGAAAATCCAGAATATCTTTGTCACATTAGTGTTGTGAATCCCAGTGTATACTACACAAATTTAACAAGGGTTCTGTAATCGGTGCGACATATCTTGTTATCAGCAGCCGAGCTTATAGCTCAAGCATAGGAGCACACGGCGCACTTTGATATAGTTCATCGTCCTGGTATGAATAATTACATGGAAAATTGTGGTCGAACAGGCTAATAGTGTAATTACACCTGTAAGTGAAACCTTTTCACGCCCTCTGTGTCTTTACTTTTGCGTCATTTCTTGTTCACAGGCGTGGGGATATTCGTATTGCAGTTGTCTCGTACAACAGTAAACCATATACTTTCATGAATTTCGCATCTCCGTCCGACAGAGTGATAAAAAAGATTGGTGGTATCAAGAAATCAGGGGGTTGCGGTACTTCCCTCGGTAGGGCCATGTACATGACACGGCGAAGGCTGGTCCCTAATACTCGGACTAATAGCAATAAGGCCATGTTTATCATAAGCAATGGACTATTGAACATGGGAACAAGCCACCCAAAGGCGTCGCGTTTATTGGAGAGCGAGAAATCTTTTCAGATCTTTTCCATTGCTGTCGGCAAGAGTCCCAATACGCGGCTTTTGTCGTCTGTTGTCTCGCAGCCTGAGAAGAGCCATCTTATATTTCTGAGATATTACGGTGACGTTTTCGATGCTGTACGGCGAACCGTGTCAAGGAACAAAAAGGGTGAGTTGCTATTGAAAAAGAGAGAGCAAAATATTTCGCAAAAACTATTAATAGCAAATTGAGTATTTTAAATCAGAAAAAGCGTCAACACCTAAATATCAAAAAAGTATGGAAAGAATCACGATCAGCCACATCAAATAATTATTCATGTAAATATTGATCCATTGTTAGATAGTTGAAAAATCGTACCGAAAAATCTCAACTTGTTACTTTATTACTAAAAGCCGTGAGTTAGTAGGAAATCGAGCGCAGAAATGAAAACCACAGTTCAACTCAAATTGCGGGAGAAAACTCTGTTTTAAGCTAATCTGTACAGCTACGTTTCATGAAAAGGAATCAAAACTAAGCCGCACAACCTCATTCTTCTTCTCTAGATCCTAGCGAATGTGGTGTAAGTGTGACCAAACCAAGAGCTCGCAATGTGCGGGGCAATAGGGCGACAAGTGGTGTATGGCCTTGGCAAATTAGCCTCCACTGGAACGGTAAGCACGCAAAAAGGATCAAGTAAATTAAACGTATTCCTAGAGTGTGGTGTATGCAATTCTTTTATATCTGGATGGCCTTGGTCACCATAGTATATAGGCCATTACACCATGGCTACAACTAAAGTCACCCCTTTATCATAATGTcgttgctttgttttcttttgttttcctttgaaatttttcttcttacgTTAGCGAACCTATTAGTATAATAAGGATATTTTTAAGGaagagtttttcaattttgacgTATCGAATAGGGTTGATTTGTCTTTGTGCCTCGGAGGCTGTCAATCATCGCAAGTTCTTTAAATCCAAAGTACACTCTTTGAGAAGTgttttaacatcaaatttcGCGGGCCCTTTGTTTTTCTGGCGGATTAGAGTCTCTTTGAGGGTAGCTTATTGATCGACCacataacttttttaatttgtcagGGGGTGCAAAGATCTGCAGTGGAGCTCTAATCAGCAAGGAGTGGGTCATCACTGCGGCACATTGCTTTTACTCTAAAACATGGAGAGCCGTCGTGCGCCCTGCTTCCAAGTAAGTGATCAAGTCACCCAAAATGTGTTTGGGACTAAAACTTGTGCTTCCTTAAGACTCAAGTAACATCTTCAGCCATTAATCCTCTTTAGTTACTTTATCATTGATAGTAAGGCCATTTCGCCATCAGTGTTTCGAACACAAATACAAATAGCGTTACTGCAACATAATTGTTGATGTATCTTGACAAAGTGGCGGAGAAAACTTGCTTTGCACCAAGTTCAGGAGCATGCGCGACATTTACGTAACGCGCTTCAAATGTAATATTCCTCGTTCTTTACGCCATGAGGCAGAACAAGCGTGCCCCAAATGTCCAGTAATCCCCGCTCTTTATGAGAATTGAGCGCAAGCCACTCAGGCTTAGTGTGCAGAGATTCACACAAGTGGGATACAATCTACGGATCGCACGTATCTCTTTACGGTCCGCATCCAAAGTTTCAAAAGGTTCCCATACTGAGCTGACCTTAGCATTAGTTTCTTACATCAGTAGAATTATGATCAATTTAACTTAGACTACCTCATCCAATTCCATCAATCAACGTTTTCTGTAGATACACCATAAAAGCTGGAGGCCACCATCTTGGAGACAGAAGAATCAGTCCGGAACAAGTCATTGAAGCCGCTAAAATTCACATACACGACAACTACAAGAGGCAAAGCCATGAAAGCGACATTGCGCTCATTAAACTAAACCGAAAAGTCAAGTTTGGAAAGTATGTGAGTCCCGTATGCTTGCCTGCAGAGCATAATGACTTGGCAGCTCCTGGAAAACACGGCTTTGTCGCTGGATGGGGTGAAAAACAAACTCAAGCGAAGCAAGATAAGAAATCCTCAAAACATCGGAAGAGGGGCCGAAGCAAAGTGACGGTGCATGTCGCCCTGGAGGTATCCCCTGATAAAGCTTGTGGTAATAGCACCCGTCAGGCATTTAACAGGACAGTCATGTTTTGCGCCGAACACAATAAGGCGTGGCAACATTCTTGCCGAGGTGATGGTGGGGGACCATTTTTGCGCGAGAACTATGATTCAAAAACCAGAGGCTATCGATGGACCGTCGCCGGGCTGGTGAGCTGGGGTGAGGGATGCGGGGTAAAAGGTCGTTACAGTTTTTTTACCCGGGTGACTCCGTATTTCGGGTGGATATTGGAGACAACGAATCCACCGAAAAGAAGAGGCAGACACCCGCGAAAACGACATAACTGATTTGAATGAACAAagacaatttaattttgtttctgataTGTTGTGGGTCGAAGATAGAAAAAGAATAACATAATTAA is a window encoding:
- the LOC131771066 gene encoding complement C2-like, whose product is MLAFFVWSLAVSSVKGFEKATGPSNRTCESVVRELVHSRPLHVAIRHCCNYSRVTYDCVNGYKQVEGDRVRRCFEGKLQGREPKCRFPKVTSCGNPGTIRHGYFIGSDFSVGKTVKYRCSRGYKLRGPVVSVCKNHGIWSKRPQCIDKKVMDVDEATAFIRHSLLDNYFKHLCSSNDSCSEVHSNSRTRRSLDLDYNGGLDVIFLVDVSDGVTKDDYKIGLKFAQELIRVLAATVMRGDIRIAVVSYNSKPYTFMNFASPSDRVIKKIGGIKKSGGCGTSLGRAMYMTRRRLVPNTRTNSNKAMFIISNGLLNMGTSHPKASRLLESEKSFQIFSIAVGKSPNTRLLSSVVSQPEKSHLIFLRYYGDVFDAVRRTVSRNKKDPSECGVSVTKPRARNVRGNRATSGVWPWQISLHWNGGAKICSGALISKEWVITAAHCFYSKTWRAVVRPASKYTIKAGGHHLGDRRISPEQVIEAAKIHIHDNYKRQSHESDIALIKLNRKVKFGKYVSPVCLPAEHNDLAAPGKHGFVAGWGEKQTQAKQDKKSSKHRKRGRSKVTVHVALEVSPDKACGNSTRQAFNRTVMFCAEHNKAWQHSCRGDGGGPFLRENYDSKTRGYRWTVAGLVSWGEGCGVKGRYSFFTRVTPYFGWILETTNPPKRRGRHPRKRHN